A stretch of DNA from Acomys russatus chromosome 4, mAcoRus1.1, whole genome shotgun sequence:
aactcaggacctttggaagagcaggtggcgctcttaaccactgagccgtctgtCCAGCCCGTCAcaacattcttgttttgttttgtttctcgagacagggtctctctgtgtatccttggctgtccttgattcgctttgtagaccaggctgccctcgaactcacagtgatctgcctccctctgcctcccaagtgctgggattaaagaggcatgcaccaccaagctcaGCTCCTTCACAACATTCTTATGTGTACATTTGAGCTTAAACTAGATAAAACAGAAccgtaatttttttaaaatggtactatttaataaaaaaacaatgttTCACCACTACTCACAGCTCTCTGGTTAAAAAGGAAACCAATGAAGCTAGAAAGATGTTTCTGTGGGTACCAGCCATGCaagtagtacacagacatacatacaagcaaaacacccatacatacagaatttaaaaacaaacaaacctcaactGAATTAACAAATCACTTAAGAACagattattataaataaaattaatgggaTATGGCCAGAGTATGgtataaagaaatgtaaaagcaggctggagagatggctcagtgggtaagagtactgtctacttctccagaggtcctgagttcaattcccagcaaccacatggtggttcacaaccatctacaatatgatctgatgccctcttctggcatgtaggtgtacatgcagatagggcactcataaaaataaaaaaaaaaaaaaaaaaaaggaaatgtaaaagcTTAAGTATCATTCAGTAGACAAAAAATATAATAACTAAGTACTaaagtaaaaaaccaaaaaggagaatATAATACCAACAGAAGACAAGGGAAAGaattaatattttgatattaagaaaacaagacaaaaacccagtttcaagctgggtgtggtggtgcacacctttaatcccagcactaagggaggcagaggcaggtgggttgatgtgagttaggccagcctggtgtacaaagtgagtccatgacagagaagccctgtctcaaaaaaccaaaccaaccaaccaagcaaccaaccaaccaaacaaacaaacaaacaaaaacaaaaccagtttgaTATGGTCACCATCAACAATTCCAAAGATCTACCTGAGGACATACCCGGGTCGGTAGAGTGCTTACTCAGCTTGTACAAAAATCGTGGGTTTCATTGTCAAcactgcatggggggggggggggcggtggagtGCCTGTAATAcctgcactcaggaagtagaggcagggagaccagaagttcaaagtcatcttcaaatACATGGCAAATTTTACAAAGACCATCGTAGAATACAAGAGGCctcatctaaaacaaaaacaagacccccaaaacattaagagaaataaaaacagaaaccccTGAAATCCATACAGAGCACAAGGACCCCCAAAAGCAAAAGAATGTCTGAGTACAAGAAGCAATGCTAAAAATAACACCATCCTCGATCTCAGATCACACTACGAACCAAAACATGGCACTGACACAATTAGACTCAGCCCACACAGCCAGAGTGAATTCAACAAAGGTGCTAGAAACATTCAATGGAGAACGGACAGCCTCTTCTAGAAACAGTGCTGAAAAAACTGGATATCCACATTTGGAAGAAAAACTACATCATTACCTTTTACCCTATCAAAAATGAATTCATGGCAGACGAAAGAGTTTAACTGAAAACAAGAAACTTTGAAATCATtacagggaaaaaacaaacaaacaaagaaaatacatgaaaggCAGGTGAGATCACTTAGAAGCAAAGTCACCTGCCAAGcccaagaacctgagttcaatccctgagggAGAaaacaactcccacaagttgtcctctgacttccaacaACATGGCACCTGTATATTCCCTCccaatatgcacacacaaaagaaatgtaatgaaagaaagaagagaaagagaagagagggagaggggggaaggggggggagagagagagagagagagagagagagagagagagagagagagagagagagcacttcaACACATAGAACAGAAACACATAGAAACAGATAAGGATTGTTAATAATACAGGGTAAGAATGGGAAGAAATGACAAGTAGGATTGCACAGAATTAAAAGTCTTCAGTACAGCAAAGTAAACAACTACCAGAGTGAAGAGAAAACCTAAAGAATGAGAGAACAGGGTGGGAAAGAcaattcagcagttaagagcagtgaatgcttttccagaggaccaatTTCATCACCCAGGTcaagtggttcacaactgtccataactccagctcccaaaGAATCAATGTCCTGTTCTGGCTTCTATAAGcatcaggcatacacatggtagggtgcacatatatacatttagacaaaacattcatacatttaagataaaagtaaatcttgaaaaacaaaaagaatgggtCTTTACCAGTTATTCATCCCTATAATCCATGGAGGGAATAACatgtagaatataaaaataactccaagaattttacaattttactttATTGTATGTTCTCTGTATGAGTGCTtttctgtatatatgtttgtgtaccatgtacattcctggtacccatggaagtcaaaagagggcattagatcctctgagtgaagttacaggtggttgtcagtTAGGAATTGaatcccagtcctctgcaagagccgccAGTTATCTTAACCACCCCCTCCAAGATTTATTTAAAcggtaaaaattaattaaatttaaaattcaagcaataaatgaaagaatgaaccAGATAGTTCTGAAAAGTATAAATGGTCCAcccatatatgaaaaaaataaatgttcaaaatccttagtcatcaaggaaatgcaaactaaaaccaCATGGAGACTATCTTACCAGTCAGAATAGCTACGAGCATCAAGAAACTAAAGAAGGCAAGTGTGGTTATGTACAACTGAAACCCTACTTGGTAGTCTGAAGTACAAGTTTGTAGGCCAGCCTAGGTGAGTGATTTCCAGGTCATACCCTGTCACAATAACTAAGAGAGAGGCAAAGGGGgttaggaaaaggagagagacataaggatggatggacagagacacacacaggcacacatgcacacacacacacacacacacacacacacacacacacacacacacagagagagagagagagagagaatatgagcgAGATCACATGGGAAGATTTACAATGGAAGTTAGGAATAGCATACACTGTGCTTGCTATTGGGAATATAATAGTGTTAATAAAACCACTAAGGAAATTAAGATCCATGTTCCTCAAAAAACGAAAGTAAAAACGTCTATGTAACTAAACTAGAACCGTATGGTCCTACTGTATCATTCCCAGATGTCTGCCTGCAAATACTCGATCAGTACATAACAGGTGTCGGTGCTCATGTCGACTGTAGCACTATTCACTGTAACCAAGAGATGAAAGCAGAGTACATGTCCACCAGGAGATGGCAGTGTGCTAGTGTCACCTGAGTTTAGTGccagcaatctggaggcagagacaggcaaattactgtgagttcaaagccagcctgatctacagagctagttctaggacagccaaagctactcaaagaaactgttttgaaaaacaacaacaaaacagtaacaacaaccccccctaaaaaggaggaaaaggagagagaagcagatgaaGCAAATGTGGTGTATACAATGGGGTTTTCCCAATGGGGAGATAAGATGGAGAGagatttatgtttatgtttataccGGAAACTACAAAAGGTTTGTTCTATAAAACTAAGAAGAAACAGAATAGTAAACTACAAAGTGTTCTGGATTAAGAGGGGcttaaagctgggcgtggtggcccatgcctttaatcccagtagaagcaggtagatcgctgtgagtttgacccagcctggtctacaaagtgagtctaggacagtcgagaccctgtcctggggggggggggggggggagaagaggcagggggGGAGCTTACAACCTTACTAGGATTGGACACATCCTCAGCAATATCTTTAAATCTAAATACTGTCTAACTTCATGCTAAATTCTCCTGTGCATAAAttttttcctgtgctttttgtttgtttgtgtaatggaagttttggtttctttgtaaactcagtaaatgttttttattttgttttttgaaacagggcttctctgtacaacagccctggctgtcctagactcactctgtagaccaggctggacttgaactcacagagatctgcctgcctctacctccctagagtgcttggattaaaggtgtgtaccaccatgccctgctgttttcattttaatcccaagtgtgggattttaatTTACCTTTTGTTGAGCAGgtagtctttgccagctggtaatgggCCTGCCTCCTGCACCatggagaggggcatggtctaggATTCTGAGGAAAATAAATGAGAGCCTGGGGAGAGAACGTGTGGCGTGCAGTGGTAGCATGTGGCACGTAGTGGTTTGGAGACCAGAGACAGGGGGTGTGGTGGATTGGAAATAGACTGAAACACAGCAGCTTAGAGGAGACTGCTTGTTgcgtttgctgttgacagagagtGGTattgcccccaccaccaccacaaaacccAACTGACCATAGACAGCTGGGAGAAGTGAAGAGGTCTgtgccccctctctccactaaccttctttctctcttacccagggttaagggaTTGGTGGAAGAGAGGTAAAGACTTCAATACcctaaataaaatagagtttaaaaatgaGCATCACcagtgtgtctttgtttttttcagacagtctcACACCGAGcagccctggctagtctggaactcaccatgtagaccaggctgaccttgaattcacagatatcctcctgcctctgcctcctaaatgctgagactGAAGGTATGAACCACTACACaaggcttgttttggtttttgaggggCTCACACACTTCCAAGTGAGAATCCTTTAGATATACTTAGTACCAGACATTTATGTTAACTATGTAGGGTACCAGTTACTTCACATCACCTTATTGAAGACAGCCTCGAGTCTAGACACTGAGAAGCATATTAAAAAAGTCTTAAAACTCCTGCTTACAAAAGAGCTTAGCAGGAATACAGGCTCTAAAATCAGGCAAACTAGGTTCAGATGCCACCCTGTCACTTACTAGTCATTATAAAATCAGACAAACGAGGTTCAGATGCCACCCTGTCACTTACTAGTCACTAGTCTCATGGGTTTCAGTAGTTCACTTACCAGTAAGCACCCAATCTTGTGTGTACATCTCCTAACCCTTGTTCCTGGCACAGAGGTAGTTGCTATataaactgttttaattttttttccccttaaaatagTAAACTTTGGCTGGATTGATAGCTTataactttaatctcagcacagagttcaaagtcagtctggtCCACATACTGAGACCCAactcaaacataaataaaaaaaaataaagtgtactTACCTGTCAACTGTTTACTGAAGGTGGTGCTTCTCAAAATCTTTCTTCTGCtaattgaaagaaaaagtgaagTCTCTATCCCAAGATTTGGGAATACAGTTACGAGCCAGCACAGAATTCTGAAGGTCTCTTTTTGCCAGATTCATCTGCATTTTCTATGTAATCACATCTAATATTAAAATGCTAATCTTTGGGTAATACTGGCAAACAAGAGGGCCTACCTATATCATAATGCTTCCTATTCCAAAGCTGACTTAAGATGTCTATGCTTAGAGAAATGCAGACAGCAGACGGTGTAAGATGATTCTTTGTGGCATAACCAAAATCCCACATGCAAAGAAATGTCAAAAAGCAAAtccctgccaggtgtggtagcgcatgcctttaatttcagcactctggaggcagaggcaggcatagagctgtgagttcaaggccagcctggtctacaaagtgagtccaggaccgccaaggctacacagagagaccctgtctcaaaaaaaaaaaaaaaaaaaaaaaagcaaagcccaAGACATCTTCTTGTCCATAAGATGTATTTGTATAACGACATAGCAAGAAAACTAATGGTACAATGTGGTAGCTGTAAATCCGTTTAAAACTTACCTGTTTTCTTCGTTTTATCAGAAGTAGCATCCAATGTAGTTAAGGGAGCAGAAGTGTTCTTATAGATATCATGGCCACCCATGCCAGGATCTTCCTcatcagaagaaaatgaagataatgGTTCTAAATTTTTAAGTTCACTGTCAACTTTTTCTGATGGACTGACCACTGCAGTCTCAGGCACTAATAGCACAGGTGTTGCAGGTGACGCCTTTGCAAGTGGTTGAGGACAGAAGGTACGGGTGACCTGGGTTCCTGATCGTCTGGTCCTATTAGGTATTCGAACAGCAAGGGTAGAAAACTGCTGCTTGGGCCCACACTTCAGGAAATctaaaaaagaagcaataaatcCTGTTTTGACCTCTGGTTGCTTTTCCTCTACTTCTTTAATCTTCCGCCTCATCTTTTCTTGATGCTGGTAACCTTCATCACAGCCTTCCGAGGAGGGGGGAGTATATGGTAAATATATGTCTGTCCCCCTGGGGTTCTGGCGCTTGCCTTGGGAAGACTTTTTCGGTTGTTTTTGactgtcctcttcctctttacCTTGTCCACTTCCTTTAGCTTTTTTCTTTGGAAGGTTAAAATATGTTACATCTTGCTTTTCATCTTCAGTCTTCCCACTGGCTGCATCCCCAGGCTGGCCCATGGTCAGCAGTGCAAGTGTGCCCCTTCTATGGTTCACTGACATTCCACTGTCATCACCCACTAGGGTAAAATCACTCTCAGATGCTGCATTCTCTCCACTCACGCTCTGACTATTAGAGACAAACTCTTGATGTCTGTTATTACTCAGTGCACTGTCAACAGCAATTTTACCATCTTCTTTAGACTCATGATTTATAGCCAACTGTTTCTTGAATAGATCAGAACTTTGCTCCTGGACTTCATGACCTGGTCCAACCATGGCTGATGGTACTTTAGTTGGCATATTTTGACTAGGTGTTTCCATGTGCTGTTGATCAAGGACTGTTTTTGACTGAAGGGTGGGTACTGACGAAAGGTTTACAGTAACCTGATTTCCATTTAAGGAAATGTCATTAATATTCTGTGGCTTTCCTACTGTAGCTGTTATAGAGTTAAAATCTGAATTCACATGCCTGACATCTAATGACTGCTGAAAATGAGACTTAGAATCACTACCTTCAACAGCCTGCATGGTTTCATTTGAAGCTGACTTGGAAAAGTCAGAAGGTGTAACCCCACAGGCCGCTGCTGTAGCTGCTAAGATGTCATCTacatttgacaaaatatttctttCGTCACTAAGAAGCATTGCCTCTGGGAAGCATATTGATCCCAAAGAAACAAACTGATTCTTTGAATCGTGTTGATTGGTTTCACCAAAAGGGCCCTTTGCTGTTAGCTGTTGCAAAGGTTTTGAAGGTTCAGGGAGGTCTAGAGAATTCTGAGGATGGAGCTGCTGCTGAGGATGCTCCCCATTGCTCTGTATGATAGGACCATCCAGCTGAAGAAAAGGGTGGACTATCTGTTGAGGACTCTGAACACGCTGCTGTACTTGTAAGGGTGCCTTTGcttgtcccaggctggcctgtagaATCCCAGCCTGCTGAAGAATCTGTAAGTCACAGGCAGAATCTAAAAGGACTGGTGTATTAGCAAGAGCCTGATGACTGTGCCCTAAAGCATGGTTTGGAATCTGTATCTGAGATGAGGCACCAATTATTTGATCATGCTGTTCCTGAAGCTTCGCTTCATGCATCTTGTGTAAGAGAGAATGCTGCTGGTTGAGGTCTTTATTATTCAAACGTATCTGTGGAGTCTGCATTACATTAGCTGCCTTCTTAAGATCGGAGGCTACTGCATTATTGGGCTGGCCACTTCGCTGGGGAAGCTGTGTCACTGAACCAaccatgttttcttcttgttctgaACCCTGGAGAGCAACTCCTACCACTTGATCTTCAAGGTGGGAGGTACTTCTGGTTACACTCTGAGAATAGCGGTCATCCGCCTTGGATGTCTTATAAAGTGACTCTTGAGCATTTACTTCCCCATCAGGTAACCTTTGGCTTGAGGATTCAAGAGATGGTTGTGACTGCAATGCTTGTAATTTCTGCATTGGGAAATCATCTTGCTTTGAAGATGTATACACATTTGAGTCAAGTTTTCTCTCAGCATAAGACTTCGGATCAGGGGAAGGTATGCTATTCTGTAATGGCTGACCATGAGTAGAGGATACAAAAGACGACTGTACAGTAGGCAAAAACTTTTGGGGCTGAGGAGGTGATGATCCTTGGGTCTGAGCATTTGGGGATGAATGCACAGAAATATAATTTGGTGTTGCACTAGAATCTGGCAAGCTCTGACCCCGAGAGGCagaagaataagagagagaaggggctgtTAATGTCAGAGACTGTCCCGATGCATAGCTTTCTGAAGGGCTAACAACAGATAAAACTTGTGATTGAGATGAGTAACTGTCCGGTGTTTGGCTAACTGGTGATAAATCCTGAGAGTGACCAGATGAATAATTTtgagactgactgactgatgacAGGTCTCTTGTTTGAGCAGGGTAATTCTCATTTGGAACTAAAGATAATACTTCTTGCTGATTGGATGAATAACTAAGTGTCTGATTTTCAGAGGTTACAGGCTGTGATGACCCAGAAAAAGTCAATGTTTTGTATAAGGATGGCAATTTCTCAACCCTGTTGGACCTATAAACCTGTGAATGAACAATCGATGGCACATTATGTGGCTGTACTAAACCATAATTTTGGGATTGGCTGACTGATAAAAGGCTTGGTAGCTGTGCTGTAGAATAAATTTGTGCTTGACCTGATATCACAGAACTCTGGTTATGTAAAGGTTTA
This window harbors:
- the Qser1 gene encoding glutamine and serine-rich protein 1 isoform X2, with protein sequence MHSSAATELFVTGPLPTTGTLPPPTLSAYQHPATFSNRNFVTTSPLVLQDSSFNTTSNGILNPHDPLLQIKTSQGTVPAALAFERLGSSALSNSIPPQSSTYRSAQESAPHLLQPQFSLLPSTLGGAQQTPQAYSSALFTSSAASIERALLRECSVIKHHQRPSVTQSIQAQLTGSQHPLHSYLSSASIGNFQETSRQSSLSCSSIRDSTQVSNGVLQQKTPLVSAELAQSYSSVIPSSGYVPSATKVDGCSTKQPLTSTTIPKSQSVIPPVQTLNYSKPLHNQSSVISGQAQIYSTAQLPSLLSVSQSQNYGLVQPHNVPSIVHSQVYRSNRVEKLPSLYKTLTFSGSSQPVTSENQTLSYSSNQQEVLSLVPNENYPAQTRDLSSVSQSQNYSSGHSQDLSPVSQTPDSYSSQSQVLSVVSPSESYASGQSLTLTAPSLSYSSASRGQSLPDSSATPNYISVHSSPNAQTQGSSPPQPQKFLPTVQSSFVSSTHGQPLQNSIPSPDPKSYAERKLDSNVYTSSKQDDFPMQKLQALQSQPSLESSSQRLPDGEVNAQESLYKTSKADDRYSQSVTRSTSHLEDQVVGVALQGSEQEENMVGSVTQLPQRSGQPNNAVASDLKKAANVMQTPQIRLNNKDLNQQHSLLHKMHEAKLQEQHDQIIGASSQIQIPNHALGHSHQALANTPVLLDSACDLQILQQAGILQASLGQAKAPLQVQQRVQSPQQIVHPFLQLDGPIIQSNGEHPQQQLHPQNSLDLPEPSKPLQQLTAKGPFGETNQHDSKNQFVSLGSICFPEAMLLSDERNILSNVDDILAATAAACGVTPSDFSKSASNETMQAVEGSDSKSHFQQSLDVRHVNSDFNSITATVGKPQNINDISLNGNQVTVNLSSVPTLQSKTVLDQQHMETPSQNMPTKVPSAMVGPGHEVQEQSSDLFKKQLAINHESKEDGKIAVDSALSNNRHQEFVSNSQSVSGENAASESDFTLVGDDSGMSVNHRRGTLALLTMGQPGDAASGKTEDEKQDVTYFNLPKKKAKGSGQGKEEEDSQKQPKKSSQGKRQNPRGTDIYLPYTPPSSEGCDEGYQHQEKMRRKIKEVEEKQPEVKTGFIASFLDFLKCGPKQQFSTLAVRIPNRTRRSGTQVTRTFCPQPLAKASPATPVLLVPETAVVSPSEKVDSELKNLEPLSSFSSDEEDPGMGGHDIYKNTSAPLTTLDATSDKTKKTEALSVANPAASSETAGAAPTSSNVGAVKQDFHLTSSAGNTPENANSTEPPTSIRLDSLPSDQLAKGQDTVAIEGFTDDENIDSGGEGQYRERDEFVVKIEDIETFKEALHMGKEPPAIWKVQKALLQKFVPEIRDGQREFAATNSYLGYFGDAKTKYKRIYVKFIENANKKEYVRVCSKKPRNKPAQTIRNVLSKPSSVSKTSDPSVSKTTTTKTPSTKPKVKQLKIKAEPPPKKRKKWKEEFSSSQSESSPEVRSINSEDEGLLPTEVRRGHWLS
- the Qser1 gene encoding glutamine and serine-rich protein 1 isoform X1 translates to MHSSAATELFVTGPLPTTGTLPPPTLSAYQHPATFSNRNFVTTSPLVLQDSSFNTTSNGILNPHDPLLQIKTSQGTVPAALAFERLGSSALSNSIPPQSSTYRSAQESAPHLLQPQFSLLPSTLGGAQQTPQAYSSALFTSSAASIERALLRECSVIKHHQRPSVTQSIQAQLTGSQHPLHSYLSSASIGNFQETSRQSSLSCSSIRDSTQVSNGVLQQKTPLVSAELAQSYSSVIPSSGYVPSATKVDGCSTKQPLTSTTIPKSQSVIPPVQTLNYSKPLHNQSSVISGQAQIYSTAQLPSLLSVSQSQNYGLVQPHNVPSIVHSQVYRSNRVEKLPSLYKTLTFSGSSQPVTSENQTLSYSSNQQEVLSLVPNENYPAQTRDLSSVSQSQNYSSGHSQDLSPVSQTPDSYSSQSQVLSVVSPSESYASGQSLTLTAPSLSYSSASRGQSLPDSSATPNYISVHSSPNAQTQGSSPPQPQKFLPTVQSSFVSSTHGQPLQNSIPSPDPKSYAERKLDSNVYTSSKQDDFPMQKLQALQSQPSLESSSQRLPDGEVNAQESLYKTSKADDRYSQSVTRSTSHLEDQVVGVALQGSEQEENMVGSVTQLPQRSGQPNNAVASDLKKAANVMQTPQIRLNNKDLNQQHSLLHKMHEAKLQEQHDQIIGASSQIQIPNHALGHSHQALANTPVLLDSACDLQILQQAGILQASLGQAKAPLQVQQRVQSPQQIVHPFLQLDGPIIQSNGEHPQQQLHPQNSLDLPEPSKPLQQLTAKGPFGETNQHDSKNQFVSLGSICFPEAMLLSDERNILSNVDDILAATAAACGVTPSDFSKSASNETMQAVEGSDSKSHFQQSLDVRHVNSDFNSITATVGKPQNINDISLNGNQVTVNLSSVPTLQSKTVLDQQHMETPSQNMPTKVPSAMVGPGHEVQEQSSDLFKKQLAINHESKEDGKIAVDSALSNNRHQEFVSNSQSVSGENAASESDFTLVGDDSGMSVNHRRGTLALLTMGQPGDAASGKTEDEKQDVTYFNLPKKKAKGSGQGKEEEDSQKQPKKSSQGKRQNPRGTDIYLPYTPPSSEGCDEGYQHQEKMRRKIKEVEEKQPEVKTGFIASFLDFLKCGPKQQFSTLAVRIPNRTRRSGTQVTRTFCPQPLAKASPATPVLLVPETAVVSPSEKVDSELKNLEPLSSFSSDEEDPGMGGHDIYKNTSAPLTTLDATSDKTKKTEALSVANPAASSETAGAAPTSSNVGAVKQDFHLTSSAGNTPENANSTEPPTSIRLDSLPSDQLAKGQDTVAIEGFTDDENIDSGGEGQYRERDEFVVKIEDIETFKEALHMGKEPPAIWKVQKALLQKFVPEIRDGQREFAATNSYLGYFGDAKTKYKRIYVKFIENANKKEYVRVCSKKPRNKPAQTIRNVLSKPSSVSKTSDPSVSKTTTTKTPSTKPKVKQLKIKAEPPPKKRKKWKEEFSSSQSESSPEVRSINSEDEEFDPPAPFVTRFLNTRAMKETFKSYMELLVSIALDPDTMQALEKSNDELLLPHMKKIDGMLNDNRKRLLVNLHLDQSFKNALESFPELTIITRDSKAKSGGSAISKIKMNGKTYNKKTLRTSKTTTKSAQEFAVDPEKIQLYSLYHSLHHYKYHVYLICKNEISSVQKKNEDLGQEEIVQLCMKNVKWVEDLFEKFGELLNHVQQKCS